The Alphaproteobacteria bacterium genome includes a window with the following:
- a CDS encoding TRAP transporter large permease subunit, translated as MIGDLAVWMFPALFGLMFLGVPVGLGLIVISAAFGYAFFGDALGRQMFGRLIEVSSNFAFTAIPAFVFMGNILEKSGIAESLFGAMRLWLGRLPGGMALATIAMAAIFSAATGIIGAVEVTIGLMAIPAMMAARYDKRLIAGTICAGGSLGTIIPPSLTAVIYGLVAQVPISDLLAGILIPGALMTALFMAWIVLRCLIDPSAGPPVEETGVTFAEKLRVTATALVPTLALVACVLGAIFMGIASPTEAAATGAAGALALAAFHGRFSIAMVIDAGRRTVIITAMLMTIVYGGTLFSSMFYVQGGGAMVREMVGFATASPGLLVPLLLTIVFLMGFVLEWVTIVLLAVPVFAPLLKAAGVDPLWFGVAMLVCIQTSYLTPPMAPAIFFLQSVAPPEMTYGDICRGVIPFVVCQVLTLIAVVAMPWTATWLPELMGGF; from the coding sequence ATGATCGGCGATCTCGCGGTCTGGATGTTCCCGGCGCTGTTCGGGCTGATGTTCCTGGGCGTGCCGGTGGGGCTCGGCCTGATCGTGATTTCGGCCGCGTTCGGCTATGCGTTTTTCGGCGACGCGCTCGGCCGCCAGATGTTCGGGCGCTTGATCGAGGTTTCGTCGAATTTCGCCTTCACCGCGATCCCGGCTTTCGTGTTCATGGGCAATATTCTGGAGAAATCCGGGATCGCCGAAAGCCTGTTCGGCGCCATGCGGCTGTGGCTCGGCCGTTTGCCCGGCGGCATGGCGCTGGCGACCATCGCGATGGCGGCGATCTTCTCGGCCGCCACGGGCATCATCGGCGCCGTCGAAGTCACGATCGGCTTGATGGCGATCCCCGCGATGATGGCCGCGCGCTACGACAAGCGCTTGATCGCAGGGACCATATGTGCTGGCGGTTCGCTCGGCACGATCATTCCGCCGTCGCTGACGGCCGTGATCTACGGCCTGGTCGCGCAAGTGCCGATCTCCGATCTGCTCGCCGGGATCTTGATTCCGGGCGCGCTGATGACGGCGCTGTTCATGGCGTGGATCGTGCTGCGCTGCCTGATCGATCCGAGTGCCGGCCCGCCGGTCGAAGAAACCGGCGTAACGTTCGCCGAAAAGCTGCGCGTGACGGCGACGGCGCTTGTTCCCACCCTCGCCCTTGTCGCCTGCGTGCTGGGGGCGATCTTTATGGGCATCGCCTCGCCCACGGAGGCGGCCGCGACGGGGGCCGCCGGTGCGCTCGCCCTTGCCGCATTCCACGGCCGCTTCTCGATCGCCATGGTGATCGACGCCGGCCGGCGCACGGTCATCATCACCGCGATGCTGATGACGATCGTCTATGGCGGCACGCTGTTCTCCAGCATGTTCTACGTGCAAGGCGGCGGCGCCATGGTGCGCGAGATGGTGGGCTTCGCGACCGCCAGCCCCGGATTGCTCGTGCCCCTTCTGCTGACCATCGTGTTCCTGATGGGCTTCGTGCTGGAATGGGTGACGATCGTGCTGCTCGCCGTGCCCGTGTTCGCGCCATTGTTGAAAGCGGCGGGCGTGGATCCGCTGTGGTTCGGCGTCGCCATGCTCGTCTGCATCCAGACGAGCTATCTCACGCCGCCGATGGCGCCCGCGATCTTCTTCCTGCAAAGCGTGGCGCCGCCCGAGATGACCTACGGCGATATCTGCCGGGGCGTCATCCCGTTCGTCGTGTGCCAGGTGCTGACGCTGATCGCGGTCGTCGCGATGCCCTGGACCGCGACCTGGCTGCCCGAACTTATGGGCGGGTTTTAG
- a CDS encoding MFS transporter translates to MTPETTIDEAARSRRNVTLLAFAQALMMIGTSTMIAEAALVGHMLAENKALATLPMGFMQLAAMLTTFPASYLMKIKGRRFGFAIGAAFGIVAQAICVAAVLVGSFPLFCVGAAFNGVYNGFGLFYRFAAADGASGAWKGKAISYVLAGGVLAGIFGPELAKATHHLLDPVPFAGSFAALILVAIAAQIVVQFIDIPAPKGDERHGATRPILELLAQPKVIVALIAGLVAYGGMSLVMNATPLAMIACGHAFADAATTIQAHVLAMFVPSFFTGTIVARFGLMRTMMAGAGLLAASAAVNLAGISFAHFYVGLILLGVGWNFLYIGGTTLLTEAYRPSEKAKMQAAYDFIIFGSVAATAAGAGAMQHAFGWDTINQFVLPFIVLAFAAIAWLAAKAPAKTRP, encoded by the coding sequence ATGACCCCCGAAACGACGATCGACGAAGCGGCGCGCTCGCGCCGGAACGTGACGCTGCTGGCCTTCGCGCAGGCGCTGATGATGATCGGCACCTCGACGATGATCGCGGAGGCCGCCTTGGTCGGCCATATGCTGGCGGAGAACAAGGCGCTGGCGACGCTGCCGATGGGCTTCATGCAGCTCGCGGCGATGCTCACGACGTTTCCCGCGTCGTATCTCATGAAGATCAAAGGCCGGCGCTTCGGCTTCGCCATCGGCGCTGCCTTCGGCATCGTCGCGCAAGCGATCTGCGTCGCCGCCGTGCTGGTCGGTTCGTTCCCGCTGTTCTGCGTCGGCGCCGCGTTCAACGGCGTCTATAACGGTTTCGGCCTGTTCTATCGCTTCGCGGCGGCCGACGGTGCTTCGGGCGCTTGGAAGGGGAAGGCAATCTCCTACGTACTCGCGGGCGGCGTGCTCGCCGGCATTTTCGGGCCCGAGCTCGCCAAGGCGACGCATCATCTGCTCGACCCAGTCCCCTTCGCGGGCTCGTTCGCGGCCCTGATTCTGGTTGCGATCGCCGCACAGATCGTCGTGCAGTTCATCGATATTCCCGCCCCCAAGGGCGACGAACGCCATGGTGCCACGCGGCCCATCCTCGAGCTTCTCGCCCAGCCCAAAGTGATCGTCGCGCTGATCGCGGGGCTGGTCGCCTATGGCGGCATGTCGCTGGTGATGAATGCGACACCGCTCGCCATGATCGCTTGCGGTCACGCCTTCGCCGACGCGGCGACGACGATCCAAGCGCATGTGCTGGCGATGTTCGTGCCGTCGTTCTTCACCGGCACGATCGTCGCGCGTTTCGGCCTCATGCGCACGATGATGGCGGGGGCGGGGCTGCTGGCGGCGTCGGCGGCGGTCAACCTCGCCGGGATCAGCTTCGCGCATTTCTATGTCGGCTTGATCCTGCTCGGCGTGGGATGGAACTTCCTCTATATCGGCGGCACGACGCTGCTGACCGAAGCCTATCGCCCGTCGGAAAAGGCGAAGATGCAGGCGGCCTACGATTTCATCATATTCGGCTCGGTCGCCGCGACCGCGGCCGGGGCGGGCGCCATGCAGCACGCGTTCGGTTGGGACACGATCAACCAATTCGTGTTGCCCTTCATCGTGCTCGCCTTCGCCGCCATCGCGTGGCTCGCCGCCAAAGCGCCCGCTAAAACCCGCCCATAA
- the thiL gene encoding thiamine-phosphate kinase — protein MKRRGEFETIAALFRPLTRGHRAALNLVDDVAVLTPKPGKDLIVTADQLVVGIHTLGDEPPATVAQKALRRNLSDLAAKGAKPLGYFLTIARPKTITDRWLEGFAKGLAADGEFYRLPLLGGDTTATTGPFSVSITAIGETPKGKMIPRGGAKLGDDLWVTGTVGDAAIGLDAIRKGNADAYLKRRYRIPEPRVGFGPMLRGIAHAAIDVSDGLLADLGHLCAASAVSAAIDANAVPRSASARKHGDLARALTGGDDYEILFAAPKAASAKIMRAAARAKIAVTCIGTIAKGKSGAVRVAGAEFTLKRAGFTHF, from the coding sequence ATGAAACGGCGCGGCGAATTCGAAACCATCGCCGCGTTGTTCCGGCCGTTGACGCGGGGCCACCGCGCGGCGCTGAATCTCGTCGACGACGTGGCGGTCCTCACACCCAAGCCGGGCAAGGATCTGATCGTTACGGCGGATCAGCTTGTCGTCGGCATCCATACGCTGGGCGACGAGCCGCCGGCGACGGTCGCGCAGAAGGCGCTGCGCCGCAATCTTTCCGATCTCGCGGCGAAGGGCGCCAAACCGCTCGGCTATTTCCTGACGATCGCGCGGCCCAAGACGATCACCGATCGCTGGCTCGAAGGCTTCGCCAAGGGGCTGGCGGCGGACGGCGAATTCTATCGCCTGCCGCTGCTGGGCGGCGATACGACGGCGACGACGGGGCCGTTTTCCGTGTCGATCACCGCGATCGGCGAAACGCCCAAGGGCAAGATGATCCCGCGCGGGGGCGCCAAACTTGGCGACGATCTTTGGGTGACCGGTACTGTCGGCGATGCGGCGATCGGGCTCGACGCAATCCGCAAGGGTAACGCCGACGCTTATTTGAAGCGTCGCTATCGCATTCCCGAGCCGCGCGTCGGTTTCGGGCCGATGCTGCGCGGGATCGCGCATGCGGCGATCGACGTGTCGGACGGGCTGCTCGCCGATCTCGGTCATCTCTGTGCCGCTTCGGCCGTGTCGGCGGCGATCGACGCGAACGCGGTGCCGCGTTCGGCGTCGGCGCGCAAGCACGGCGATCTCGCTCGGGCGCTGACCGGCGGCGACGATTACGAGATCCTGTTTGCCGCACCCAAAGCGGCATCGGCGAAAATCATGCGCGCCGCCGCACGCGCCAAAATCGCCGTGACTTGTATCGGTACGATCGCCAAGGGCAAAAGCGGTGCGGTACGCGTTGCCGGCGCCGAATTCACACTTAAACGCGCGGGCTTTACGCACTTCTAA
- the nusB gene encoding transcription antitermination factor NusB, whose product MTDASNDSHGGGRKGARTTSRLAAVQALYQIEFRGEDPATTIDEFRRYRLKPGLGGPDWATADPEFFKAIVEGAWARKPEIDGLISPALAKNWTLQRIDPVLRAALRAGVFEILARADIPARTTIGEYVELAYAFDAGAEAGFLNGVLDRIARERRPSEMA is encoded by the coding sequence ATGACCGACGCGTCGAACGACAGCCATGGGGGCGGGCGCAAGGGTGCGCGCACCACGTCGCGCCTCGCGGCGGTGCAAGCGCTTTATCAGATCGAATTCCGCGGCGAGGATCCCGCCACGACGATCGACGAATTCCGCCGCTATCGTTTGAAGCCCGGTCTCGGCGGGCCCGATTGGGCGACGGCCGATCCCGAGTTCTTCAAGGCGATCGTCGAGGGCGCTTGGGCGCGCAAGCCCGAGATCGACGGTTTGATTTCGCCGGCACTGGCCAAGAACTGGACGTTGCAGCGCATCGATCCGGTGCTGCGCGCCGCATTGCGCGCGGGCGTGTTCGAGATTCTGGCGCGCGCGGATATTCCCGCGCGCACGACCATCGGCGAATACGTCGAACTCGCCTATGCATTCGATGCGGGCGCAGAAGCCGGCTTCCTCAACGGCGTGCTCGACCGGATCGCGCGCGAGCGCCGCCCCTCCGAAATGGCGTAA
- a CDS encoding 6,7-dimethyl-8-ribityllumazine synthase, whose protein sequence is MFGRADFTAPSKADFTGEKPVILIVEARFYADLADEMALGAIEAIEAVGGTAERVAVPGAFEIPGAIAMADLAAHQAGGPKPYEGFVALGAVIRGETTHYDYVCGESARGLQDLAVRRGLAIGYGILTVENEEQAWARAKRDKGNKGRDAANAALAMAAFKRRLRLAP, encoded by the coding sequence ATGTTTGGTCGCGCGGATTTCACGGCGCCATCGAAGGCCGATTTCACGGGCGAGAAGCCCGTCATCCTGATCGTCGAGGCGCGCTTCTACGCCGATCTCGCAGACGAAATGGCGCTGGGCGCCATCGAAGCGATCGAAGCGGTCGGGGGTACGGCCGAGCGCGTCGCCGTACCCGGCGCTTTCGAGATTCCCGGCGCCATCGCGATGGCCGATTTGGCCGCGCATCAAGCCGGTGGTCCGAAACCCTATGAAGGCTTCGTCGCCTTGGGGGCGGTCATTCGCGGCGAGACCACGCATTACGATTATGTTTGCGGTGAGAGCGCGCGGGGCTTGCAAGACCTCGCCGTACGGCGCGGCCTTGCCATCGGCTACGGCATCCTGACGGTCGAGAACGAGGAACAGGCCTGGGCGCGCGCCAAGCGCGACAAGGGCAATAAGGGCCGCGACGCCGCCAACGCCGCGTTGGCGATGGCCGCGTTCAAGCGCCGTCTGCGTTTAGCACCATGA
- the ribB gene encoding 3,4-dihydroxy-2-butanone-4-phosphate synthase: MFILVDDESRENEGDLVIPAQFATPEAINFMAKFGRGLICLAMTPERCAKLGLKPMSPDNASRHQTAFTVSIEAREGITTGISAADRARTVQVAIDPSKGKDDIGSPGHVFPLMARDGGTLVRAGHTEAAVDIARMAGLIPAGVICEVMNDDGTMARLPDLVKFAQFHGLRVGTIADLIAYRRKNDRIVERVIETEFDSEYGGAWKMHVYVNTASYAEHIALVKGDVTGGEPVPVRMHALSVLDDVLGDRGAGRSEQLHAAMRSIAQGGRGVVVLLREPRATSLSDRVRARYGDKANPAPISKQVPPEAGPQLRDYGIGAQILLDLGVKDMVLLTNARRSVVGLEGYGLNIVGHRAI; this comes from the coding sequence ATGTTCATCCTGGTGGACGACGAAAGCCGCGAGAACGAGGGCGATCTCGTGATCCCCGCGCAATTCGCCACGCCGGAAGCGATCAACTTCATGGCCAAGTTCGGGCGTGGTCTTATTTGCCTCGCCATGACGCCGGAGCGCTGCGCGAAGCTCGGCTTGAAGCCAATGAGCCCGGACAACGCTTCGCGCCATCAAACCGCGTTCACCGTGTCGATCGAAGCGCGCGAAGGCATCACCACCGGTATCTCGGCGGCCGACCGCGCGCGCACCGTGCAGGTCGCGATCGATCCGTCGAAGGGCAAGGACGATATCGGCTCGCCCGGCCATGTCTTCCCGCTGATGGCGCGCGACGGCGGCACGCTGGTGCGCGCGGGCCATACGGAAGCGGCGGTCGATATCGCGCGCATGGCGGGTTTGATCCCGGCCGGCGTGATCTGCGAAGTGATGAACGACGACGGGACGATGGCCCGTCTGCCCGATCTGGTGAAATTCGCCCAGTTCCATGGCTTGCGTGTGGGCACGATCGCCGACCTGATCGCCTATCGCCGCAAGAACGACCGTATCGTCGAACGCGTGATCGAAACCGAATTCGACAGCGAATACGGCGGTGCTTGGAAAATGCACGTCTATGTCAACACCGCGTCCTATGCCGAGCATATCGCGCTGGTGAAGGGCGACGTGACCGGCGGCGAACCGGTGCCCGTGCGCATGCACGCGCTGTCGGTGCTTGACGACGTGCTCGGCGATCGCGGGGCGGGGCGTTCGGAACAACTCCACGCCGCGATGCGGTCGATCGCGCAAGGCGGGCGGGGCGTCGTGGTGCTGCTGCGCGAGCCGCGTGCCACCAGCCTCAGCGACCGCGTGCGCGCGCGCTACGGCGACAAGGCCAATCCGGCCCCGATTTCCAAACAGGTGCCGCCCGAGGCGGGACCGCAATTGCGCGACTACGGGATCGGCGCGCAAATCCTGCTCGATCTCGGAGTGAAGGACATGGTTCTGCTGACCAACGCGCGCCGTTCGGTCGTCGGGCTCGAAGGCTACGGGCTCAACATCGTCGGCCATCGGGCGATCTGA
- a CDS encoding riboflavin synthase — protein MFTGIIVDKGTVKALEPAAKASDTRLVISTGLDLAATEIGASIACSGCCLTAIEKGPDWFAAEASAETLSKTTLGAWKIGTRVNLEPSLKVGQELGGHIVSGHVDATAKLVSAEPVGGSHKLVFEVPPAFARYIAAKGSVALDGVSLTVNDVTDIAGGGCHFAINVIPHTWSATTLGDLVPGDLVNMEVDALARYVARILGK, from the coding sequence ATGTTCACCGGAATCATCGTCGACAAAGGCACCGTCAAGGCGCTGGAGCCCGCCGCGAAGGCGAGCGACACGCGCCTGGTCATTTCCACCGGCCTCGATCTCGCCGCGACCGAGATCGGGGCGTCGATCGCCTGTTCGGGCTGCTGCTTGACCGCGATCGAAAAGGGCCCCGACTGGTTCGCCGCCGAAGCCTCGGCCGAGACCCTGTCCAAGACCACGCTGGGCGCTTGGAAGATCGGCACGCGGGTCAATCTCGAACCGTCGCTGAAGGTCGGGCAGGAGCTGGGCGGGCATATCGTCTCGGGCCATGTCGACGCGACGGCCAAGCTCGTCTCGGCCGAACCGGTCGGCGGGTCGCACAAGCTCGTTTTCGAAGTGCCGCCGGCCTTTGCGCGCTATATCGCGGCCAAAGGCTCGGTGGCGCTGGACGGCGTGTCGCTGACCGTCAACGACGTGACCGATATCGCGGGGGGCGGCTGCCATTTCGCGATCAACGTCATCCCGCATACCTGGTCGGCGACGACATTGGGCGATCTTGTGCCCGGCGACCTCGTCAACATGGAAGTCGACGCCCTTGCGCGCTATGTTGCGCGCATCCTCGGAAAATAG
- the ribD gene encoding bifunctional diaminohydroxyphosphoribosylaminopyrimidine deaminase/5-amino-6-(5-phosphoribosylamino)uracil reductase RibD: MDAALALARRGLGNTWPNPAVGCVIVKDGIVVGRGWTQAGGRPHAETQALARAGSAAKGATVYVTLEPCSHHGKTPPCAEALIAAQVARVVVATGDPDNRVDGRGIAMLREAGIAVEQGICKAEADALNAGFFKRVRAGKPLVTLKLAGSLDMRIATKTGESKWITGDASRARAHLIRAQHDAIMVGSGTVLADDPSLDVRLPGFDNSRKVRIVVDGRLRTPLTAKLVRTAKSQPSWIVHRPDADKFRVAAFAESGVEMLALEPGREGHATPDALLKALAAKGITRLMIEGGAQLAGAFLRADAVDRLAIFRAGRVIGGDGVPAIAAFGVAELANAPGFRLETLEKIGDDTLETWTRDH; encoded by the coding sequence ATGGACGCGGCGCTGGCGTTGGCGCGGCGGGGGCTTGGCAATACGTGGCCGAACCCGGCGGTCGGCTGCGTGATCGTCAAAGACGGCATCGTCGTCGGGCGGGGCTGGACGCAAGCCGGCGGACGCCCGCATGCCGAGACGCAAGCGCTCGCGCGCGCCGGTTCCGCCGCGAAGGGCGCCACGGTCTATGTCACGCTCGAACCTTGTTCCCATCACGGCAAAACGCCGCCTTGCGCGGAAGCATTGATCGCCGCGCAAGTCGCGCGCGTGGTCGTCGCGACCGGCGATCCGGACAACCGCGTCGATGGGCGCGGGATCGCGATGCTGCGCGAGGCCGGCATCGCGGTCGAGCAGGGGATATGTAAAGCCGAAGCGGACGCGCTCAACGCCGGGTTCTTCAAACGCGTGCGCGCGGGCAAACCGCTCGTCACGCTGAAGCTCGCGGGCTCGCTCGATATGCGCATCGCGACGAAGACGGGCGAGAGCAAATGGATCACCGGCGACGCTTCGCGCGCGCGGGCGCATTTGATCCGTGCGCAACACGACGCGATCATGGTCGGGTCGGGCACGGTGCTGGCCGATGATCCGTCGCTCGATGTACGTCTGCCGGGGTTCGATAATTCGAGAAAGGTCCGCATCGTCGTCGATGGGCGCTTGCGCACGCCGCTCACCGCCAAGCTCGTGCGCACCGCGAAAAGCCAGCCGAGCTGGATCGTCCATCGCCCCGACGCCGACAAATTTCGCGTCGCCGCTTTCGCCGAAAGCGGGGTCGAGATGCTCGCGCTCGAACCGGGGCGGGAAGGTCATGCGACCCCCGATGCGCTCCTCAAAGCGCTCGCCGCCAAGGGCATCACACGATTGATGATCGAAGGCGGGGCGCAACTGGCGGGCGCGTTTTTGCGCGCCGACGCGGTCGATCGCTTGGCGATTTTCCGGGCCGGGCGGGTGATCGGCGGCGACGGCGTGCCCGCGATCGCCGCCTTCGGCGTGGCGGAACTGGCGAACGCGCCCGGTTTCCGCCTGGAAACCCTTGAAAAGATTGGCGACGACACGCTGGAAACTTGGACCCGGGATCACTAG
- the nrdR gene encoding transcriptional repressor NrdR → MRCPFCGHDDTQVKDSRPTEDGGAIRRRRFCPSCGSRFTTFERVQLRELVIVKKNGVKEPFERDKLSRSLTHAVRKRPVEPERVERIVSGIQRRLESLGENEIPSTVVGEMVMDALRTLDHVAYIRFASVYKNFREAKDFEDFVGKLGGDDDDKL, encoded by the coding sequence ATGCGCTGTCCGTTCTGCGGCCACGACGATACCCAGGTGAAGGATTCGCGCCCGACCGAGGACGGCGGCGCGATCCGGCGCCGGCGTTTTTGCCCGTCTTGCGGGTCGCGCTTCACGACCTTCGAGCGCGTGCAACTGCGCGAACTCGTGATCGTGAAGAAGAACGGCGTGAAGGAGCCGTTCGAGCGCGACAAGCTTTCGCGCTCGCTGACGCATGCGGTGCGCAAGCGCCCGGTGGAGCCCGAGCGCGTGGAGCGCATCGTGTCGGGCATCCAGCGTCGTCTGGAAAGCCTGGGCGAGAACGAAATCCCCTCGACGGTCGTCGGCGAGATGGTGATGGATGCGCTGCGCACCCTCGACCATGTCGCCTATATCCGCTTCGCGTCGGTCTATAAGAATTTCCGCGAGGCGAAGGATTTCGAGGATTTCGTCGGCAAGCTCGGTGGCGACGACGACGACAAACTCTGA
- a CDS encoding serine hydroxymethyltransferase, which produces MSSASYAEFAKDFFGTPLAKADPDLKGAIDRELGRQQGQIELIASENIVSRAVLEAQGSVLTNKYAEGYPGRRYYGGCEYVDEAETLAIARAKKLFGCNFANVQPHSGAQANQAVFFALLQPGDTFMGMSLAEGGHLTHGSPANQSGKWFKPVSYGVTRDTQLIDYDQMEKNALEHKPKLIVAGGSAYSRQIDFARFRAVADKIGAILMVDMAHYAGLIAGGAYPNPLPHAHVVTTTTHKTLRGPRGGMILSMDEDLGKKINSAVFPGLQGGPLMHVIAAKAVSFGEALRPEFKIYAQRVIDNARALAARLVKHGFAIVSGGTDSHLMLVDLRPKKLTGTNAEKSLERAGLTCNKNGIPFDPEKPMVTSGVRLGTPAGTTRGFGTAEFEQVGDLIAETLDGLSNSNSGDNAAIEARVREKVAKLVERFPVYTNA; this is translated from the coding sequence ATGTCTTCCGCTTCCTACGCCGAATTCGCCAAGGATTTCTTCGGAACGCCGCTCGCCAAGGCGGATCCCGATCTTAAGGGCGCCATCGATCGCGAGCTGGGCCGCCAGCAAGGCCAGATCGAGCTGATCGCGTCGGAAAACATCGTCAGCCGCGCTGTGCTGGAAGCGCAAGGCTCGGTGCTGACCAACAAATACGCCGAAGGCTATCCGGGCCGCCGCTATTACGGCGGTTGCGAATACGTGGACGAGGCGGAAACGCTGGCGATCGCGCGCGCCAAGAAGCTGTTCGGCTGCAACTTCGCCAATGTGCAGCCGCATTCGGGCGCGCAGGCGAACCAAGCCGTGTTCTTCGCGCTGCTGCAACCCGGCGACACGTTCATGGGCATGTCGCTGGCCGAAGGCGGCCACTTGACGCACGGCTCGCCCGCCAACCAGTCGGGCAAATGGTTCAAGCCCGTGTCCTATGGCGTCACGCGCGACACGCAGCTGATCGACTACGATCAGATGGAAAAGAATGCGCTCGAGCACAAACCGAAATTGATCGTCGCGGGCGGCTCGGCCTATTCGCGCCAGATCGATTTCGCGCGCTTCCGCGCGGTCGCCGACAAGATCGGCGCGATCCTGATGGTCGACATGGCGCACTACGCCGGTCTGATCGCGGGCGGGGCCTATCCCAACCCACTGCCGCACGCCCATGTCGTGACGACGACGACGCACAAGACGTTGCGCGGTCCGCGCGGCGGCATGATCCTGTCGATGGACGAAGACCTCGGCAAGAAGATCAACTCCGCCGTTTTCCCCGGCCTGCAAGGCGGTCCGCTGATGCATGTCATCGCGGCGAAGGCGGTGTCGTTCGGCGAAGCGTTGCGCCCCGAGTTCAAGATTTACGCCCAGCGCGTGATCGACAACGCGCGCGCGCTGGCCGCGCGTCTGGTGAAGCACGGCTTCGCGATCGTATCGGGCGGCACGGATTCCCATTTGATGCTGGTCGATCTGCGCCCGAAGAAGCTGACCGGCACGAACGCCGAGAAGAGCCTCGAGCGTGCGGGCCTGACCTGCAACAAGAACGGCATCCCGTTCGATCCGGAAAAGCCGATGGTGACGTCGGGCGTGCGTCTGGGCACGCCGGCGGGCACGACGCGCGGCTTCGGCACGGCGGAGTTCGAGCAGGTCGGCGATCTGATCGCCGAAACGCTCGACGGGCTGTCGAATTCCAACTCCGGCGACAACGCCGCGATCGAAGCGCGCGTGCGCGAAAAGGTCGCCAAGCTGGTCGAACGGTTCCCGGTCTATACGAACGCCTGA
- the rpiB gene encoding ribose 5-phosphate isomerase B encodes MTETIAIAADHGGFEMKSLLVKDLEAAGYKVLDLGTNSADSVDYPDFAHALAVALKEGRAARGVLLCGSGIGISIAANRHRHIRAALVHDETGARLCRQHNDANVVVFGARLIGIEVARAALKVFLSTSFEGGRHEKRVAKLG; translated from the coding sequence ATGACAGAGACGATCGCGATCGCCGCCGACCATGGCGGATTCGAAATGAAATCCTTGTTGGTCAAGGATTTGGAAGCGGCTGGCTATAAGGTCCTGGATCTCGGCACGAACTCCGCCGACAGCGTCGATTACCCCGATTTCGCGCATGCGCTGGCGGTCGCCCTGAAGGAAGGGCGCGCCGCGCGCGGCGTGTTGCTCTGCGGCTCGGGCATAGGGATTTCGATCGCCGCCAATCGCCATCGCCATATCCGCGCGGCGCTCGTTCATGACGAGACGGGTGCGCGCCTGTGCCGCCAGCACAACGACGCGAATGTCGTCGTGTTCGGCGCAAGGCTGATCGGGATCGAAGTCGCGCGCGCGGCACTTAAAGTTTTTCTGTCCACGTCGTTCGAAGGCGGGCGCCACGAAAAGCGCGTCGCCAAGCTGGGTTGA
- a CDS encoding class I SAM-dependent methyltransferase yields MPVIPDLIALYEAEGIEISTGLNSWHLKNSAEAPFTWFMRAGKSLTPGLGIAMQEVYLLECMFATWRPKRSLVIGNSYGWSTIALALANREGRTLGLDTGADVQSVSGIHLTNKIAKRNALDCYAVGAPSPGGVAPTVARELKGPVEFALIDGEHTREALARDLDAVRAVATQDCVYLCHDVLNFDMRPTAAEFAERHGMKLDILTRTPSGMAVIRPAEVEPGLARAIHAFAGSEELFRRWVAQPPG; encoded by the coding sequence ATGCCCGTCATCCCCGATTTGATCGCCCTTTACGAGGCCGAAGGCATCGAGATTTCGACCGGTCTCAATTCCTGGCATTTGAAGAACAGCGCCGAGGCGCCGTTCACCTGGTTCATGCGCGCCGGCAAATCGCTGACGCCGGGCCTGGGCATCGCGATGCAGGAAGTCTATCTGCTCGAATGCATGTTCGCGACATGGCGGCCCAAGCGTTCGCTGGTGATCGGCAATTCCTATGGCTGGAGCACGATCGCGCTCGCCCTCGCCAATCGCGAGGGACGCACGCTGGGCCTCGACACCGGGGCCGATGTGCAATCGGTCTCGGGCATTCACCTCACCAACAAGATCGCCAAGCGCAACGCGCTGGATTGCTACGCGGTCGGCGCGCCCTCGCCCGGCGGCGTCGCCCCCACCGTCGCGCGCGAATTGAAGGGGCCGGTCGAATTCGCCCTCATCGACGGCGAACATACCCGCGAAGCCTTGGCCCGCGATTTGGATGCGGTGCGCGCGGTGGCCACACAAGATTGCGTCTATCTGTGCCACGACGTGTTGAATTTCGACATGCGACCGACCGCCGCCGAGTTCGCCGAACGCCACGGCATGAAACTCGACATTCTGACGCGCACGCCCTCGGGCATGGCGGTGATCCGTCCGGCGGAAGTGGAGCCGGGCCTCGCGCGCGCGATCCACGCATTCGCGGGATCGGAAGAGCTTTTCCGCCGTTGGGTGGCCCAGCCGCCGGGCTGA